A window of Roseiflexus castenholzii DSM 13941 genomic DNA:
TCGATGTCCGTGCCGCGACTTGCCAGCGCATGCCTGGCTTTGGTTATGGCGCCCTGATCGAGATACAGGCGCACCCGTTCTGCAATCAGCAACGGCTCGACCCATGCCGGCACTCCCTGAGCCGTAAACGTCGCAGCGGTATCGAGTGCAACCTGCGCCCCTGCCAGATCGCCCTGCGCACGCCGTAACCGCGCCAGGTGGAGATGGCACTGAGCCAGTGCAGCAGTATGCCCGCTCTGCTGCGCCAGGTCCAGGGCATGTCGCAAATGTTGGTGTGCGTCTTCCAGTTGGTTGCGTTCGATCAGAATGGCGCTATATGCGATGAACACCGGGCTGGCGGCGGGGATGAAGATTGCGGACTGCAACGCTGGCTTGAGGGCGGCTTCGGCGCTGCGGAGACGCCCCTGTGTCAGGTAGAGCAAGCCGAGATGGGCGCGCCCGAGGAGCGCTGGCAGCCGCAACCACGCCGCCTGGCAGAGTGGCACAGCCTGTTCATACGCAGCGATGGCGGCATCTATGTCGCCGGAGATGCGCAATGCGCCAGCGATTGCGGTGTGCGCCACCGCCTGTGCAATGAGATGGTCGGCGGGGGCGAGGTCGAGTGCCTGTCGGGCATGCACGAGCGCCTCTGCCGCGCGTCCCTGCGTTTCGGCGAGAACGGCGCGCGCCGCGTGGAGTTCCCCGCGCAGCGCGGGCGCATCCGGGAGCATAGTCGTTTCCGCCTGGTCCAGGTATGGCGCAACCTCGCTGTAGCGTCCGCGCAGGATCAATGCCCACGCAACGGCGACACCGGCGCGGGGCATGGTCTGTCGCCACGCATCGGGCAACAGGTGCAACCAGCGTTCGAGGAGGGCCGCCCGCCCTTCCATCACCAACGTGTTGGCGGAGCGCTCGATCAGTTGCGCCGCGTGCGCGAAATCGTGTCCAGCAATGGCATATTCGACAGCCTGCTCGACATCGCCATGCGCAGCGTGCCAGGCTGCCGCGCGTCGGTACAGTGCATCCACATCTTCGGGAAAGGTGCAGCGCGCCTGACCGCGCAGCAGGTCGCCGAATAACCGATGAAAGCGAAACCAGGGTTCATCGTTCGGTGCGGACGGTAGGGGGACGATGAACCCATGCGTTTGCGCCAGCGTTTCGAGGAGCGCGGCGCTGCCGGTCGTTTCCGCCACTGCATCACAGAGCGAACCGCAGAACCGCTCCAAGACGGCAATGCGCAACAACAATGCGCGCACCTCCGCCGGTTGTTGCGCAAGCACCTCGTCGGTCAGATATTCGATAATGAATCGGTTGTGTTGCGCTAGTTGCGCGATATGTCGTGTCGGTGACGGTGCGGTATCGTCGCGCAACGCCAGCCCGGCCATGGACAGAGCGGCGGGCCATCCTTCAGTCTGGCGGAGCAGGGTCATGATCTCTTCTGCGCTCAACCCCAGGCGCATAACATCATTGAGCAGCGTCGTCGTCTCGGTCAGATCAAAGCGCAGATCAGTCGCACGCACTTCGAGCAACTGCCCCCGCGCGCGCCAACGGTGCAGCGGCAGCGGCGGGTCGGCGCGTGTGATGAACACGATATGCAGATTCGGCGGTGCATACTCGATCAGAAAGGTCAGATCGTCGTGGATCGCATGCAGATCGATCAGGTGGTAATCGTCCAGAACGAGCACAAGGTGTTGCGTTTGCGCAGTAATTTCGTTGAGTGTCGCAGCGAGCAGCGAACGAACCGGCGCAGGTTGCGGTCCGGTGAGCGCCTCGATCAACGTTGCGCCGCACGCAGGAAGGGTGGTGTGCAGCGCCAGCGCCACATATCGCCAGAATTGAACCGGATCGTTGTCGTGAACGTCGAGTGTGAGCCATGCTATCGCCGCCGCGTGTCGTGTTGCCAGCGCGCGCAGCGCCTCCTGCACCGCCATTGTTTTACCGAAACCGGTTGGAGCGCTGACGAGCGTCGCCGGAACATCAATGAGGCGGTGCAGTTGCGTGATGAGGCGCGGACGGGGAATGAAGCAATGGTGGCGGGCAGGAAGGGCGATTTTGGTTCTGAGCAGCGATTCGCTCATACAACCCCGATGGTCGAAACCCTTTCTGGCTGATCATTGTAACGCAAATCTGCGAGGTATTCCGATGCTCCTGATCATCGTGGTATGCCATGGGGCGTGGGCGCTTCCGTTCCCGGCGGGGCGGGTTGGGAGGGTAAAGTGCTCCTGCTCCCCACAGGAGCGGGCAGGGGTGGAGCGAAACTGTCGCGTGTGGAACGAATCTCAAGCGACACGCCGAACATTCGCGCCCCTGGTACTGCGACATGACCGGGATTGCTGGCGGTACTCCGCCATCTGGCGCATTCGGTGCGACGATCACTTTTCGACGGGATACCCGGCGCGTTGCCACGCGAGAATGCCACCCTGCATGTTGTGGACGTTGGTGAAGCCGTTACGCCGCAGGAAATCAGTGATTTGCCCGCTCCGGTTGCCACTGCGACACGTCACGATCACGGTTTTGTCGGTCGGAATTTCATTCAGGCGTACAGGAACCGTCCCCATCGGCATGAGTCGCACGCCGGGAATGTGCCCGGCAGCGTATTCTTCCGGCTCGCGGACATCGAGCAGCACCACGTCGTCGCGCTCCATGATCGCGCGCACCGTGGCGACATCGACGTTGAGCGGCAGGTTTGCAACATCGATGGTGCTCGATTGGACGATATTCGGCGCTACCGGCATCGAGGCCGCAGGCGCGCCTGCGCAGGAAGCCAGCACAAAAAGCGCGGTCGTCAACGTGAGGAAGAAGAGACGTTTCATAACGTTTGCTCCGTTGAGGTACTGAGAACCAGGAACCGAGAACCAAGAAACCGGGAACAACGGCGCGCCCCATCCGCGCCCATCCGTCCCGATCCGTGGCGATCCGTGTTCCATCGCGCACCCTCTTCCTGCGCAGAACACGGCGCGCCCCTTCTGCGCATGTCCCTTCAGGATCGCTGCATCACAGCGGACAACTGCCAGGCATCGAATGACAGCAAGCGCGCGGCGCCGCCAGGGTGCGTCACACCTTTCATCGTTACATCCTCTTACGTGCTGTTCTTGAGTACTGTCAGATAATGTTTCGTTACTCCTCACAAATGACAACTTATAGAGTTTCTCAAGATTGAGATTACGGACACGCAACCGCATATTCGAGGCATGTCCCTCTTCCTAGTGCTTGCCCCTGTGGAAACAGATTGCAATGAAGAGCCTGTTATCTACGTTCTACCTGGTCTTGGGCATTATAAATCTGCGCCATGAGATCGAGGAAATCAATTGCCGTGCGAACGCGCGATAAAATTGTTTAAGGCCTCGCGCCAGGCATCGGGATTATACCAGAAGCAACCATAGCATCCTCTCTCATCATCCTCTGGTATCCCTGCATCCCACTGATGGCCACCTTCAGCAAAGAAATTGATTCCTATGAATGTGCCTCGTTCACCGGTTTTCTTGCATTTTTCACAATACCTACTTTTCCAAAGATTGTTTTCTCTAGTTAGCGGTTGAAAACGGCGATGTATTTCGTCTTCAGGCATATTTGGATCGAAATTCTCATTTTGAGACCATCGTACTTGAGGGAAGCGGTGATCTATTTCTAATTTTTCTGGTGTGAGTTGTCGCAAAGTTATGGCTTCGATGTTCTTGTAATATGAAATGATCCTACTTCGTAACTTCTGAGGTATTTGGAGGCGCACAAAAGAATTTCGGGTAGGTTTTAACGATACCAGGCGACGATGGACAGTTTTTTCGTTGCATGTTTGGCAAAATATCGTTTTGTTTTCAATTTCAAAACCATGGTGACGGATAATCTGAATGGCTTTAGCCGGTTGGGTGCCGGGAAGTTCGTGTTTACCACAATGCCATTGCTGATCAGAAAGAGTGGCAAACATGATATGGATTTTCGTTCCTTCCTTAAAAGGATTATCTTTTTCGTTCATGGCAAGTCACCGTTTTTTGAAGAGGAAGATATATTCGTGTTTAAATATATAGAAACCTCCAGCAAGTGCGCGATAGCGCCATAACTCTTTTTGATTGCGTTTTGCGGATGTATCCTCGAAGTTCTTGATAATGATACTTTTGAGCGAAAAACCGCGCTTCATGACTTCACTCATGGTTTGGAAGCCAAGAGGTATCCATTCACCCTTTACGTATTTATCACCTATGACTAGCACGAGATATCGTTCCTTGTCGAGTATTGGATTGATCCTGTCAACAAGTGTTCCCATCATCTCCAAGAACCTTTCAACTGATGGCGCATTCGAAAGATCGCGTGGGTCATGACTAAATTTAATGATATCGAAATAAGGTGGGTGCATAATAACCAGTTGTACGGACTTCGCTCCGTATTTTTGTAATACCGCACCGTAATCGATATTCATACTATCATCATTGATAACATCAATAACAACATTGTATCTATTGGGTTCAGATGAAATAAGACGACGCGCATGTTCAACCATTTGAGGTTGTAATTCGACACCGATGGTGTTCCTTCCTAATCGCTGTCCTTCAATGAGCGTCGTTCCTGATCCTGCGAAGGTGTCTAAGACCCAATCACCCTTCTTAGTATAGCGACGCATCATCTGATAGGGGATTTGGGGGACGAAGTTACCCCAATAACCTGCTGTGTGAACTCCAGAACTATCACGCCGATCAATAAGCCACAAACTATCAGTATATATATCATCGTACTCTTTCCACCGATTGAGGTTTATGTCGTTAATGGAAACCGTTTTTACCTCGAGAATGCTCTTAAGTAAACGTTCAACATAGTATTGTGCTCGATCAATTGTTAGAGAGTCAGATATTTGGTCAAGTTCGGAAATTAGGTAGTTTTTGCTGAAATCAGCAGTTCGTGTGCCATCGCTATTATTTCGTAACTCGTCGTTAGGATCACAGATGCGACGCTTAATTTCTGTAATAGCATGGCGTAAACTGAGCATTGAGTTGATAGATTGACATTTTTGGATAATATCTACCAGAATCGCTTCGTTCAGGTGGAGCATCTCATCTGGTGATCCGAAATAGTCATCTTCGAACAGGGGAAGATTTTGGAGCATGCGCTCACTCATATAATCACTCCTTTATTCTGTTTTAAGGATTTTCCTCCGCTCATTCTGGTTGTATGCCGAAAGTTGTGCATATTCGTAGCGCAAGATTAATCTTGCGCTACTGTTACGCAAAAATTGAGACACTGCCATCGTTCTTCTTGAATGATCGAGTCAGGCGTGTGACGCACTCCGCGCATACAACAGTACATTTGCACCTATGCTATGCCTTAAGCCTGCTGAAGCGAGGCTGGCGGCGGTTGGTTGTGCCGGTTCCCATCTCTTTTATCGTCTGGCGGCTTTTATGCGGCGTTGGACAGTCCAGTGCATGTCGCTTTCTTCGATCATTCGATGTCGTCATGGCGAACGCCTC
This region includes:
- a CDS encoding rhodanese-like domain-containing protein, which gives rise to MKRLFFLTLTTALFVLASCAGAPAASMPVAPNIVQSSTIDVANLPLNVDVATVRAIMERDDVVLLDVREPEEYAAGHIPGVRLMPMGTVPVRLNEIPTDKTVIVTCRSGNRSGQITDFLRRNGFTNVHNMQGGILAWQRAGYPVEK
- a CDS encoding TRM11 family SAM-dependent methyltransferase; the protein is MSERMLQNLPLFEDDYFGSPDEMLHLNEAILVDIIQKCQSINSMLSLRHAITEIKRRICDPNDELRNNSDGTRTADFSKNYLISELDQISDSLTIDRAQYYVERLLKSILEVKTVSINDINLNRWKEYDDIYTDSLWLIDRRDSSGVHTAGYWGNFVPQIPYQMMRRYTKKGDWVLDTFAGSGTTLIEGQRLGRNTIGVELQPQMVEHARRLISSEPNRYNVVIDVINDDSMNIDYGAVLQKYGAKSVQLVIMHPPYFDIIKFSHDPRDLSNAPSVERFLEMMGTLVDRINPILDKERYLVLVIGDKYVKGEWIPLGFQTMSEVMKRGFSLKSIIIKNFEDTSAKRNQKELWRYRALAGGFYIFKHEYIFLFKKR
- a CDS encoding LuxR C-terminal-related transcriptional regulator, producing MSESLLRTKIALPARHHCFIPRPRLITQLHRLIDVPATLVSAPTGFGKTMAVQEALRALATRHAAAIAWLTLDVHDNDPVQFWRYVALALHTTLPACGATLIEALTGPQPAPVRSLLAATLNEITAQTQHLVLVLDDYHLIDLHAIHDDLTFLIEYAPPNLHIVFITRADPPLPLHRWRARGQLLEVRATDLRFDLTETTTLLNDVMRLGLSAEEIMTLLRQTEGWPAALSMAGLALRDDTAPSPTRHIAQLAQHNRFIIEYLTDEVLAQQPAEVRALLLRIAVLERFCGSLCDAVAETTGSAALLETLAQTHGFIVPLPSAPNDEPWFRFHRLFGDLLRGQARCTFPEDVDALYRRAAAWHAAHGDVEQAVEYAIAGHDFAHAAQLIERSANTLVMEGRAALLERWLHLLPDAWRQTMPRAGVAVAWALILRGRYSEVAPYLDQAETTMLPDAPALRGELHAARAVLAETQGRAAEALVHARQALDLAPADHLIAQAVAHTAIAGALRISGDIDAAIAAYEQAVPLCQAAWLRLPALLGRAHLGLLYLTQGRLRSAEAALKPALQSAIFIPAASPVFIAYSAILIERNQLEDAHQHLRHALDLAQQSGHTAALAQCHLHLARLRRAQGDLAGAQVALDTAATFTAQGVPAWVEPLLIAERVRLYLDQGAITKARHALASRGTDIEAVAGAVREALPLIRARLLLHQGRSADARAFLDNIIASAEQSGRQGRVIEALILRTLACAALNDEAAARDDLQRALAMAEPEGYVRIFLDAGARLARLLHRIGSAYAGRLLEAFPSSVRARVANLTESPEPLTDRERDVLRLMARGLTYRQIASELVVSVNTVRYHIKSLYSKLQVNSRTLALARAHELHLFEED